One window of the Podospora pseudocomata strain CBS 415.72m chromosome 7, whole genome shotgun sequence genome contains the following:
- a CDS encoding hypothetical protein (EggNog:ENOG503PEN9), with product MKLFSLVFWAGSFSNAIVFAVGNNSTRSSFIPECILTSQITTKVAGRSQSDTATTIKSFNTTSSPKNGTLATDNRYGKLWKGKYTKDGFLSNLTSGVAPTILCSSIADFASSCSCVSITRVTTTSTIRSSTATLMITRTVNSKKLGSSLNNSSRLPVTSKTLAALKLSSSLATSSSQETARPQTRLTGASPNTERASPTGRFLNTTVSSTSLSKSPVVYVMNTTTLITVTTAEKGSISAGGSLSHISQTGRYLNTTTASAKPSQGFHLPFWRLNITATGFFSRTNTTSLQAHKVALLTGTATGTGLSHLSNTTSSRPLWLNTTRATPTAALTTGPRLFTANTAFTFANTTVRWANTTTTSSIPTPTAIFPTSCGKSSAPFSLQISYPSTPFDNWFVHLSARALLFGSRSSQASRFSIEAGGYLCVVGLVDETEEQRPYVAAIGVKEGQRGEIWMVSKEMLDVWGDDYVALGCTQDGGLNCGAMRNGTDVGEVREWAGCGMQLGLGSGNGTVAECGSVGVRVLEGGDVDGEVNDNDEFGEMRFEKRVVNPWAFTSMS from the exons ATGAAACTCTTCTCCTTAGTCTTTTGGGCTGGGTCTTTCTCGAATGCCATCGTCTTCGCAGTGGGAAACAACTCGACTCGGTCGAGCTTTATACCTGAATGCATTTTGACCTCccaaatcaccaccaaagtcGCAGGACG TTCTCAGTCTGACACCGCGACAACTATCAAGTCCTTCAACACAACCAGTTCACCCAAGAATGGCACACTGGCGACGGATAACAGATATGGAAAACTGTGGAAAGGCAAATACACGAAGGATGGGTTTCTCTCGAACCTGACCTCGGGTGTAGCTCCGACAATCCTCTGTTCGTCGATCGCAGACTTTGCCTCGTCATGTTCCTGTGTGAGCATCACGCGTGTGACAACCACTTCAACCATCCGATCGTCGACTGCCACCTTGATGATAACTCGAACGGTAAACTCGAAAAAATTGGGCAGCTCTTTGAACAATAGTAGCCGACTGCCAGTTACTTCAAAGACTCTCGCAGCACTCAagttgtcatcatcactagCAACAAGCTCATCCCAAGAAACAGCCCGACCACAGACTCGATTAACCGGAGCAAGTCCAAACACGGAGAGAGCTTCACCGACAGGCCGCTTTTTGAACACCACCGTCTCATCAACAAGTCTAAGCAAGAGTCCAGTGGTATATGTGATGAACACCACGACTCTGATCACAGTAACCACCGCAGAAAAAGGCAGCATCTCAGCAGGTGGTTCTCTTTCACACATCAGCCAGACGGGCCGctacctcaacaccaccactgcaTCCGCGAAGCCCTCGCAGGGCTTTCACCTCCCATTCTGGCGACTCAACATCACGGCCACCGGCTTCTTTTCccgcaccaacaccacctccctccaagCCCACAAGGTAGCTCTTCTCACAGGGACTGCCACTGGAACAGGCCTCTCCCACCTGTcaaacaccacctcttcTCGTCCCTTGtggctcaacaccaccagagCCACCCCCACAGCAGCACTGACCACTGGGCCTCGACTCTTCACAGCCAACACGGCCTTTACATttgccaacaccaccgttCGCTGGGccaacacaaccacaacgTCATCGATTCCGACCCCGACTGCAATCTTTCCGACCTCGTGCGGTAAATCCTCGGCGCCTTTCTCCTTGCAGATATCCTACCCTTCAACCCCATTCGACAACTGGTTCGTCCACCTGTCCGCCCGCGCTCTTTTGTTTGGTTCACGCAGCTCTCAAGCGAGCCGGTTTAGCATTGAAGCGGGTGGTTACCTTTGCGTTGTCGGGCTGGTGGATGAGACGGAGGAGCAAAGACCTTATGTGGCGGCTATTGGGGTAAAAGAAGGGCAAAGAGGCGAGATATGGATGGTGAGCAAAGAGATGTTGGATGTTTGGGGCGATGATTATGTTGCCTTGGGGTGTACACAAGATGGGGGGCTGAACTGTGGGGCGATGAGGAACGGGACTGAtgtgggtgaggtgagggagtgggCTGGTTGCGGGATgcagctggggttggggagtggAAATGGAACTGTCGCTGAGTGTGGGAGTGTTGGGGTGCGCGTtcttgagggaggagatgttgacgGTGAAGTCAATGATAATGATGAGTTCGGGGAGATGAGATTTGAAAAGAGGGTAGTTAATCCTTGGGCTTTTACAAGCATGAGTTAA
- a CDS encoding hypothetical protein (EggNog:ENOG503NZ1K; COG:S) → MAESQELSMDLPVIDLDVFLYKPRDSVEVQAECVKAANALITYGALVLHDSRVSEDDNTTFLDLLEDYFAQPEEDLKKDERPELSYQIGVTLENTEKPKCAVDEPCLNVIERLAPSERPLDIKGHEPDPKCRFFWRMVEAPPYETQFPGLNADNITPDAPHIKERWGPVMNQWGASMKNAVEGLTQMAAVGLGLPADTFKDAGRYGPHLLAPTASDLQKYGKVNTILAGFHTDLNFLTIHGRSRYPGLHIWARNTGKKIPVKIPQGNYLLVQAGKQLEHITGGLIKAGFHEVVVNESTVKVINDRKEKFPNRPLVRISSTFFWHLSSDYDLVPIPELKEKAKEVRAAQFNLGKDEGEEVEYPALKVGEQVSNELRHIALMVK, encoded by the exons ATGGCCGAATCTCAGGAGCTGTCCATGGACCTCCCCGTTATTGACCTCGACGTCTTCCTTTACAAACCCCGTGACTCTGTTGAAGTGCAGGCAGAATGCGTCAAAGCTGCCAACGCTCTCATCACCTACGGCGCACTGGTGCTCCACGATTCGCGCGTGTCTGAGGATGACAACACCACTTTCCTTGACCTCCTGGAAGATTACTTCGCCcaaccagaagaagatctCAAGAAGGATGAGCGCCCCGAGCTCAGCTACCAGATTGGTGTCACGCTCGAGAACACCGAAAAGCCCAAGTGTGCCGTCGATGAGCCATGCCTGAACGTGATCGAGAGACTCGCCCCTTCAGAGCGCCCCTTGGATATCAAGGGCCACGAACCCGACCCGAAGTGCAGATTCTTCTGGAGAATGGTCGAGGCCCCTCCATATGAGACTCAGTTCCCAGGCTTGAACGCCGACAACATCACTCCTGATGCGCCCCATATCAAGGAGAGATGGGGACCAGTCATGAACCAGTGGGGAGCATCCATGAAGAATGC CGTGGAAGGCCTCACCCAGATGGCCGCcgttggccttggcctcccAGCCGACACCTTCAAGGATGCTGGCCGCTACGGCCCTCATCTCCTGGCCCCTACTGCCTCTGATCTCCAAAAGTATGGCAAGGTCAACACGATCCTCGCCGGCTTCCACACCGATCTCAACTTTCTCACCATCCACGGTCGCTCCCGCTATCCCGGCCTCCACATCTGGGCTCGCAACACAGGAAAAAAGATCCCAGTCAAGATCCCGCAGGGCAACTACTTGCTGGTCCAAGCCGGTAAGCAGCTCGAGCACATCACCGGTGGCCTTATCAAGGCTGGCTTCCACGAGGTCGTGGTCAACGAGAGCACCGTGAAGGTAATCAACGATCGCAAGGAGAAATTCCCCAACAGGCCACTCGTGAGAATCAGCAGCACCTTCTTCTGGCACTTGTCCAGCGATTACGACTTGGTGCCCATCCCCGAGCTGAAggaaaaggccaaggaggtcCGAGCTGCCCAGTTCAACTTGGGCAaggatgagggcgaggaggtcgagtACCCTGCTCTCAAGGTCGGAGAGCAGGTGTCCAATGAGCTGAGGCACATTGCACTCATGGTGAAATAA